The following proteins come from a genomic window of Rutidosis leptorrhynchoides isolate AG116_Rl617_1_P2 chromosome 10, CSIRO_AGI_Rlap_v1, whole genome shotgun sequence:
- the LOC139870836 gene encoding uncharacterized protein, producing MGRNKAAEPDQIPVEAWQCLGDDGVRWLTYLFNKTYRSSKMPMEWRVTEMIPIYKNKGDAQTCGNYRGIKLLSHTMKLWERVIETRLQRVTDVSENQFGFMPGHSSIEAIHIIRNLMEKYRQMQKNLEMVFIDLEKAYDYVPRNLIWKTLRDRNDILHVSESKEEFNRRLEQWRVALECNGLQISRQKTEYLRCDFDKNNDEQDDGVNICIGDQIVHPQTSFTYLGSMLHKSERIDEDVSHRIKVGWVKWRAATGVLCDRKIPLKLKGKFFKVAIRPDMLYGSESVDALSVDSVRRRGRPTCRWEDRIKLDLKELFLTEDMTSDRNAWRARIRKDK from the exons ATGGGGAGAAATAAAGCTGCAGAACCAGACCAGATCCCCGTTGAGGCGTGGCAGTGCCTCGGTGACGATGGTGTTAGGTGGTTGACTTACCTTTTCAACAAGACGTATCGAAGCTCTaaaatgcctatggaatggagagtGACCGAGATGATTCCCATCTATAAGAATAAGGGGGATGCTCAAACTTGCGGTAACTATAGAGGtataaaattacttagtcatactatgaaacTCTGGGAGAGAGTGATCGAGACTAGACTTCAACGCGTAACAGATGTTTCagaaaaccaatttggtttcatgccagggcaCTCTTCGATAGAGGCTATCCATATTATTAGgaaccttatggagaagtatagacaAATGCAAAAGAACCTTGAGATGGTTTTCATAGACCTGGAAAAGGCCTACGATTACGTTCCACGAAatttgatttggaagacccttagaGATAGAA ATGATATTTTGCATGTTTCTGAATCTAAGGAGGAGTTTAATAGAAGACTAGAGCAATGGAGGGTGGCCTTAGAATGTAATGGTCTACAAattagtagacaaaagacggaatatcttagaTGTGATTTCGATAAAAACAATGATGAACAAGATGATGGAGTGAACATCTGCATTGGAGACCAGATCGTGCATCCACAAACCTCATTTACGTACCTCGGCTCGATGCTACACAAATCGGAGAGGATAGATGAAGACGTGTCTCACCGTATTAAAGTAGGGTGggtgaagtggagagcagcgactgGAGTCTTATGCGACAGGAAGATTCCCCTAAAGCtaaaagggaaattcttcaaggtggcaattagacctgacATGCtatacggatcaga GAGCGTCGACGCACTTAGTGTTGACagtgtaaggagaaggggtagacccacaTGTAGGTGGGAAGATAGAATAAAACTCGACTTGAAAGAGCTTTTCCTgactgaggacatgacttctgataggaacgcgtggagggctagaattagaAAAGATAAGTAG